DNA sequence from the Lynx canadensis isolate LIC74 chromosome B2, mLynCan4.pri.v2, whole genome shotgun sequence genome:
CTGTCCGGGTGCACACGCACAAACATACCTCCCGGGGAGGCATGCGCTTGCACGGAGGTGCTCACATCCAGCCTCGGGCTGCACGCGAGCCCCTGCTCCCCACAGAGGCAGCTGCGTTTCCATGTGCGCAGACCCACCTCCCTCCGAacagggcaggaaggaagagcTCCCTGTTATCCTCCTCCTGGCcatccaccacccccaccccacgcctcccttccttccccccacttcctctcttcctccataCCATCCTGCCCTTTCCTcttccgcccctccctccctgcccacccccctccccgctggGGCTGTCCCCCCTCAGCCCTTGCTGAACAACAGCCGGGCAGCCCAAGACCACCTCTCAGCCCAGCTGAGGTCCAGGAAAGGTCCTATATGTGACTGTATTCCCCAAGGCAGAAATGAGGACAAGTGGCCTGACTTGAACACACACGTTTGACATCGGGCCAGTCCCAACTGCCCTGTTCGTGAGGTCACCCTGTGGGTGTGCATGGCCTCGGTTTCTCCCCCCAAAGAGAGTGGCCCACCTTGGCAGTGGGGCTGGGAACTTCCAGAGTCTCCCTCTGGTTCTTGACTGGTCTCCCCTTTAAGCTTCCAGGCCCGCCCAGAGGGGTTAGGAACCCATGCTCCTGTGCCCATGTCCTCCTGAGACCCTACAGGGAGGGCGCAGTGGGGAGCTGAGCAGGTAAGACAGGCTTCAAGGAGGGGTTGTTTGGACCCTGCTAGACTTAGCCACACATGGGTCTCCTTGCGTGAGTGCTTGGGTTTGGGGATtaggaggcagggagtgggggagtcCTATGTCGCAGGCTTGGGCATATCAAAGGccagggaatcttttttttttttttttaatttttaaatgtttatttttgagagagacagagagagcatgcacgcatgggaatggcagagagaggagacagaggatccgaagcaggatccatgctgtcagcacagagccccatgtggggctcaaactcacggaaccacaaaatcatgacctgagccgaagtggaacgctcaaccgactgagtcacccaggtgccccgaaaggcCAGGGAATCTAATCAGAGAATAAGGAATGAGAACTGGAGACCGTTCCAAAAGTTCCAAACCAAACACTGATAATGGATCCAGGAAGTTCCATGTCTGGAGCTGGGACTGTGGTCCCTGCCCAGATCCCGGTCAATCTAAGTCAGCTTCTGGAGAGGCCGGTCTGTGagtgacagtgcacagcctgctagGGCTTTCCCTCTACTCGGGGCTCCTTGTGTGGACCATCTGGGCAAGGCGGGGGTTGGGACCCAGGACAGGGAACTGGGAACAGGAAACCTCGGTAAGGACCTCCTTCAGCGAGTGTGGACACCTTTCCCCAACACTTTGACACCTGGAGTCTTGGCTTCCCAGGACCACTACACGGGGAAACCAAGACCTGGAGCAGGAAGGGGGACCCAAAACCCCAGGGATTCCTCATGCACTTCAtgatggggggagaggaaggatcCAGAAGCCTTTGATACTCCCGAAAACTACTTCTATTGCTTTTTTGACTGACCATCCCCTTTTCCAGGTTCTGAGGAGGTCTGGTAAGGGTCTGGCTGAACTTCCCCTAAATCCTCCTCATTCTTCATGGTCTGCCTTCTTCAGCAAGCTTTCCTCCATCACTGGCTAATGCTGTGACACCCATAACAGAGCTAAGCTTGGCTCTATGCCAAGCACCCATTGAGGGATTTATGTGCGTTTTCCCACCTAACACAAAACACTGTAAGTGTTATTAATTTCCCTTAATAGATGAGGACACAGgttcagagagggagagtgatCCGCCCAAGCTCACGCAGCTATCAAATGGCAGAGACACGCATCCCACATACTCCTGTTTGCATGAGCTTCACTTCTCCCCCTGCAAGATTTGGAGAGTCAGGGCTTTGTCAGGACTCAGCCCACACAACCCAGATTCCGAATCCTGGACCCACTGAGGCCAGTGTTTTGTTGAGAAATCAAGACCACTAGACTTATGTGATTGTGCACTGtgacccccccgccccacccccaaccctgatATATCAATACATTGATATATTCCTCAGGCCCCTTAGTCCCAGGGGGAATGGAGCTCGATAGGAAGGAGGCCAGAACCATCGTATTAGGCTAGGGAGGCAAAGAGCCTCAGAGAACACCTGGAAACTCTTTCCCACTCCTACCCAGCCCTATGCCCAATGCCCTCTGCTCCTCCATCCAGGCTCCCGTTTCCTTCTAAGCCCTTCCCAGATTTGGCTGCCCAACTCTCCCCAGCACCCAGGCCAAATTCCGGGTGCACTGCATTTCATTCCTTTCCCCCGAGAGTCACAGTCCCCAAGTACCCTTCTCCTTGCCCCCACACCATGTCCCGGCCATACTTCTTCTGGGGCCCTCTCACCCAGAGGGGAACCGAGCCAGGGTAAAaagggcaggtggagggaggcaACAGAATGAGACCCCCAAGGGACCATGCCTCCCTAGCTGAAGGGGCAGCCCACAGGGAGAAGAGATGGGGGAGGAAACACCCCCATCAATCAGTAGGCCCCCAGTGGGGTTAAGGGGCATCCCACACTGCTCATTAACTGTCATTATGTTAATGATCCCGTAAGAATGAGCCtaatgaagggcgcctgggtggctcagtcggttaagtgtccgacttcggctcagatcatgatctcacagtttgtgagcttgagtcccatgtcgggctctgtgctgacagcttagagcctggagcctgtttccaattctgtgtctccctctctctctgctcctcccctgctcatgctctgtctctctctctccttcaaaaaaaaaataataataataaaaagaatgagccTAATGACAACCTCCACCTGCAGCATGAGCCAATACTCTCACACACCTgacctccccagcccctctccatAGGCCTCCACAGGGCTGTAGGTTAGCAATGTCCATCTCTGGAgaaactgagcccagagaggCCAAGAGAGGGGTTCACCCAGTGAACAAGGCAAGTGGCAGGGAAGCTTCTGTAAGAGTTAGGCTGAGGGCCCCAAGTGCCGCAGCAAAACTCATGATCCATGGCCCACGGAGAAGCCCCTCCCAGACCCTTCTTTCTGACGCTCCCAGTCCCCATCTCTGGTCTCCTGTCATTTCCATGTTCATGGCTAGAACTAGTGCCTCTAAACTCCAGGACAGACCCAACTACCAACAAGAAATGTCACCTGAATGCATGGACGGTTTGGACTTTGAAGTAACAAGCCAAAGACTCTAATATGAGCTGGCAGTTGAGGGCGAGGAGAACTGTAGGTGCTCACATGGAAAGACCTGAGGGTTTCAGACCACATCTGTGGTCTCAAGAGGCAGAAGGGCCAGTAAAAGGAGCGCTAACGTGGGTCGCATTCACAGAAGTATAATGTCTAGAATAAGGAAGGTGTTGAgtcaaggggaaggggagggtcaAGCCTGGGTAATGTGCTCAGTTCTGGGCTGAACTAGATCACAGAGGGGGTGAACAGAGGGGTGGATACGTCTCTGGTTATGCCAGAAAGAACCACGTCCTGGTGAAAACAtctgccatttactgagcacttattatggGGTAGCCACCATGGTTCATGCTGGGCAGACAATTCTCTTATTTGATCCTCACGGTTTCGGGAGGGAGGGACTGTTATTGTTTCTAtgtcacaggtgaggaaactgaagcacaaagggGTCCAGCTATGAGTAAGTGGTGACACCGAGTGCTGAAGTTCAGCACCCTTGGCAGAGAGACTAGATAGCCATGTGTGGATCCGTGAGGAGAATTAGGCCCCAGTGAGAGGCATTTAGGGACATCATAAGACCGACTGCGTGGAGGCCTTTAGAGATAGCCATCTCCCCCTCCGGGAAAGCATGTGAGCAAAAACCTGATCGGCATCTCCAAGAGTCCTGTCTAAAGGATCCCTAAGAGTCTAATGGCTCTTAGCTCAGCTGAGCTACGAGATTCTATCCTGGACTCTGATTCTGCAAGTACAGAGCCCTTGGGGCCCCACACAGGCCCTCCGCCCCTGCTATAGCTCTCTCTTCGCTTCAGTCTCCTTTCTGGAGTCCCAGGGATCCCTCATTATAAACCCCCTCCCCCGGTGAGGATGACTCCCCTTTAAGGTGTTGGCCACAGAGCACCCCAGAGCTCAGAGGAGCCCTGGCCTAATTAAAGCAAGCCTTCTGCGAAGCTGAGATGTGTgtcaggagagggcagagggttCCCAAACACCCATCTCCAGAGCGGGAGTCATCCCAAGGCATTGAAGGAGTAAAGGGGGCAGACCGTggccatcaatagacaaatggatacggaaaatgtggtgtatacacacacacacacacacacacacacaccccggaatattacacagccatgaaaagaatcccatcatgccatttgtgacaacgtggatggacctaaaggggtataatgccaagtgaaataagtcagactaagaaagacaaataccgtatgatttcactcgttAAGTGGAACctaagaaaagatgaagaagcaaaaagtagaatcagagttacgaatacagagaacaaatcgatggttgccagaggggaggggtggggggttgggcagGTGGGAGAATGGAAAGACACACGTCTGGCATGCAGCCCCAGCTCAAGCCACTAATTACCTTCATGGCCTGAAGCAAGTCCCTTTGCCTCGtggcctgtttcctcctctgcacaGTGGTGATAACGAGCCTGTCCGGCGAGCCTGAAGAGATAAATGGTCTATAGGGGCCTATGGAAAGCCGGCTGTGTTTATACCATTAGACAGCGCTGTTATTACCCAGGGGTGGGCTTGGGGAGGGCCCCTCCTGGTCTGACCTGAAATGTCACTCCTGGACAGGATGCTGGCCCCAGTCCTTTCCTCAGGGCAGCCCAGGGGGTGGGTAGAGCCTGTTTCTAAAGAAGAGAACTGAGCACTCAGCAAACATTCACTGATGTTGGTGATGATCTCTGAAATGATTCCATCAGGACGCCACGCCCCGCCATCAGCAGGGCACACGCTCCGACACGGGAGCAGTGGTCGGCCTCCCGGGCCTCACTCCCACCCTCCGCTTTCCGCCTGGAAAGCCATCCACTCACACCCCACCCACCCGCCAGAGGAAAATTCCTGCGGCTGATCTCGTGGGTCAGAGGCAATgacctggggaggggagcaggaaggCTGGCAGCCACCATGGGCCGGGAACCAATTCCTGGGCTGAGTCTTCTGGACCCCCAGGCTCCACAAATACGCACGCTGGAGGCTATTTTGACTTAATCTGGGGTGACCCCAGAGAAGGAAGCTAACTGTCCCTTGCACTGTTCGGCACAGGAGCAGAAGTAGGCCTGAGGTCTCGGGGACTGAAGAGCTGTGACTTCCAGTAGATTTTCCCTCTGGAGCAGCTGGGTTGTTAACACAGCTGGCCCCGCTCTGTCTACTTTCCAAACTGGTGCCGTGGTCATCATCTCATTGGCCACCTCTCACAACTAGCTCTGTGTTTTCCAGGTACAAAAACTGAGACCCACCGGGGGCAACCAGTTGCTCAAGAGAGCAGAGATAATGGGGgccactgggtggttcagtccgtttaagcatctgacttcggctcgagccacgatctcacagtttgtgggttggagccccgcgtcgggctcggtgccgacagctcagagcctggagcctgcttcggattctgtgtctccctcgctctctgcccctcccccgcttgcagtctgtctctctctaaaacattaaaaataataatgaataataagataaaaaagagagcAGAGATAACAGCCAAATCAGAACCAGAACCCGGTCTCTTGACTCAAGCATGGCTCCCCCACAACGGTGGGGCCTGAACGGACCCATGAGTCACTGGCATGGCCGGGCCCCTCATCCTGTCCTGGCACGGTGATACCTGCCCCCTATCTTGGCTCTCCTGTTGGGAGAGACCACCACTTCTGACTATGGGCACCAAACGGAGGAGCAGGACCAGTGTAGGACACTGGAGAGGACATGGGGAAAGCAGGATGgagcccccggggggggggggggagggctgcgGAAAGGATGCCATCCCGTAGTGCACCGTGGAAACAGCGCAACAAACTTGGCCTCAGCAGTCCTCCCTCTGGCCCAGAGATCAGAAGAAGGTAGAGGGAAGGGTCTGGGGTCAGCTCTGGGGTAGCACCAGCTGTACCCCTGGACCCTGCAGGGCCCCAGGCGAAGGGACTCTCTCACATCCTGTTGTGGCCAGTTCTCCATTTGCCCATTGCACTGACAGGAGAGTGACATCCAAGGGCGGAGAAGTCTGGAAGCTAGTCAGTTCAATCCGCACCCAGGGGAGAGGGCGGTCCCGGAATTGAAGTCTGGACGGTGCCATTCTGGAcggcaggaggagagggaactGGGCAGGCCCTACCCTGGCCGGTCTCCTTGGTAAGGGGGATCGGTCTGCTCGCTCCacagggcagggagctggggcacAAGCAGTGACCAGAGACAAAAAGGCGTGTCCCTAAGTCTTGGGCAAACCCTGCTCCCactcctcccccaggccctgagTGGCTTATCGCAGACGCTGGATCTCCTTCAGATTAACCATTCAGGGGTCTGAGCTAGAAACGGAGTcttggaggctgggaggccagtgagaggaggaggaaggggcagccTCAGGACAAGGAAGCTCCTGCAATACTGAACCAGGCAGGGGCTTGTGCAGACCCCGGGCTCCAGGCAGGTGCTCAGATGTGGTAGCTCTGCCAGGGCCCCACCCCTGTGGTAGGGTAGAAGCACCTCAAAGAGTCCATTCCTGGGGAGCAGCTCTCTGGGAAGTATGATTAGTCACACATGACAACTGTGTAGTCACACATGAAACTGTTTTCATGTTTGCTATTTCTGGGCTTTTAGTAAAGTCCTGTTTAAAGGCTCTAGCCTTGATCTAACCACGCTGCGGGTGCCAAGGGGGATCCAGGGTCCACCTCTGGGCCAGGGTGTTAAGAGGAGAGCAGTACCCCCCTGGGACTTGCCTGGTGGCAGAAGGGACATCGGTGAGGGGTCCTAGACCTGGTGTAGCCCCACCCCCACGAaattctctcccccgcccctgccaacTTGGGAGGGTCAGGGTGTTCCCATTAGGGCAGTTTTCCTTCCAGATCCCCTTTGTGCATCCAGGACTCCAGCTGTCCTGTCGCTTTCCTTTGCCAGCACGTCCGTCCCTGGCAACTTTAGGTTCTGGGCCAGGGCTTctcagaggggagaaagaaacgGTCACAGACGTGTCATAAAAACCCTACCCACCCCCAAATTGCCCAGAATGAAGCCCCTCCCTCTGTAAGCCCTCCCCTGCTGCCACCTAGAACCATGCCAGAAGAGATTCCCTAAGAATGCGACATCATTCACCaagccagaatttaaaaataattatattaataataaatatgttaaattacatttaaaacaataaatagaaaaataaactgataaataaaatcaacaggtacaaaatgtttccaaatttcaactaaagaaaacacacagacgACAGACAAGACAAATGGACATAACGGGAGGGCACTAAATGCATCACAGGAACCCTTCACAGTTTACGTCACAGCTCCCTCCTCGCCTGGTCACCCTTCTTCTCCCCAACTCGGAGACCAGGAGACTCAGTGGCTGATATCTTTGGGGACCCCAGCCAGCGCAGGGAAGCATCTGGTTCCACCTCAATGCCCTTCTGCAAAGCAACCTTGAACCCCAGGGTGTGGGTTCAGGGGACAGGAGCGTGAGGCGGAGCGTGAGGAAGGAAGTCCCTACAGAGGCAAGTCGGTGCTGTTGTGCCGGGTTTTCCTGGCAGTGCCATCGTCTCGGGGCAGCGCCCTCTGCAGGTTGGACATGGCCACGGTCTTTTTGAGGTCAATCACGGCGTAGGAGTCTGAGCTGCGGGCAGGATGGGTGGTGGGCACAGGGGCTCGGGGGACCGAGGGGTTCTGGGGCCCCTTGGGGCGGTCTCCACCCCAGCCTTTCAGCTCCACCTGGATGTAGTTGAGCTGCCTGGGGGGCTCGGGGCCCGGCCGGCGGAAATCGAAGTTGAAGACCCTCGGGGAGCCTCGGCGGCGGGTCAGCGGCACAGGGAAGCTGCCATGGCTACGGAGGGCAGCCCGGGTGCTGGTGGGCTTCTGCAGCGGGGTCTCATCCTCCTCGCCATCAGGGAAGCCATTGGAGGAGGGAGTGAGCCCGTCCCTCGAGTCTCCGTcatccccagcctcctcccccagctgctgGGCGTGGCTCTCCCacacagggggcagggagggcaggttCTCATAGTGCAGCAGGGCCGCCCGGCGGTGGGCAAGGCCATTCCAGCCTGGCTCCTCCGTGCTCAGTCTCCAGCCAGCCCCTGGCCGCAGCCCCGCACTGACGTTCTCATAGGTGCACTTGGGCTGGGCAGTGCACTCGGAAGGGCcctcgttgttgttgttgtggggCGGGGGGTCATGCAGGCTGGGGCAGAGGCCCTGGCACTTCATCATGTGCCGCCGAGCAGGGGTTGGGCCCAACACAAACTTCACCTGGCCCGGCTGCAGGAACACCTGGGGGTCCCGTGGGTCAGGGCCCCGGGCCTGCGGGGGGAAGGGCACCTGGCCCTCAGGCAGGGGCTGCAGGCAATGCCGGTTCCTGCGGTGGTCATCCTCACCGGCTGGCGTGTTGACATAGGTGTGGGACTGGGGGAAAGAGTCCAAGGGAAGCAGGTAGGCccgagggcagggaaggaggagagaacagaAGGGAACGGATAAGAGAGGCATAGGGGAAAAGTGCTGGAGTTTCCCCCTCTTCCTTGTCCTCCACACCTCCCAGGGAAGCTGCATCCCTTTCTGGGACAGTAAGGGACCCTATCAACGTTCCTCCCCTCCCGTGATCCTTACGAGGCGCCCTGTTTCCCggtcccccatccccacccagacCGACGGGGAGGAGCAGGGCAGCTGCTTGCTCACCTGCTCATCAGGGGCAATGAGGGCATGAGTGGACTCTTCCCCAAGCGAGGGGTGTCGCAAGCTGCTCGTTGAGGGGCGCCGGGGTGCTGAGAATCTCGGGCCCTCCCCTGGGCAGCCAAGGAAGCCATTGGAGAAGCTGGAGACAGTGTAGCCTAGAGCTGGGCACACAGGAGACAAGCCCAGGTCAgcagtggtggggggggaggtacTTCAACCACCTGCCAACCACCTGCCACTGCATGTGTGGTGTCCTGGGAGTCCTCCAACGGGAGGGGACACGCTCCCAGGGCCCCCAGATGGTTAGCTCTACTGAACCAGCAGCCCCTGTTATCTTTCACCTCTCGGTGGTTCaaaccctgccccttccctcaaaGCTCAGTGTGAGCCCCACTTCCCCCATTACAGCCTTATCTGAAACACTTAAGGCCACCTTGTCGTCACTGTCCCTTCATCTCATTCTAGCTCTGCCAGTGAGCTTCAGGGAAGCTCCCAGACATCAGGGAATGATGTCTATTTCTTCtgcgcaccgcccccccccacccccgcaccgtCCCCCGCTCCCTACCATGGGCCAGTTCATGGAGAGCAAAATATGCAGCAGGGGCTCAGTGTGGACTCAGTGAATAAATAAGTAGAAGCTGAGGGAACCTCTCCAGAAATCAGTCATGGGCAAAGATGCCTGAACCAAGCCGGGTATGACCCAGTAGACGGAAGGAAGCAAAATAGCTCCAGACTGCTGTTTCCATGGAAACCCAACGTCTCCCCGTCTGCTTCCCAGACCATCAGTCAATACAAGGCCCAGGACTCCCCAGCGTCAGCATGAGTCACCTGACTGGCCCAGACAGGGACTTGTTCATCCCCAAGAGTCATCTGATGGTGGGCAACTGTCCTGGAAGCATGGATCGCCCAGCCATCCCACCTGCCTGCCTGACTCGTGCCTCCGAGACCGGCACTGCCTGGGCCTGTGCTTGTGCGTACAGATGTGGAGGCTGAAGTGCCCAGGACGGGGTCTCCTCACCATTGGGAGGCTGGGGGGCCCGAGGGAGGTCGAGCTCAGTCGGGTGACTGTTGCGGGTGATGATGACTGGCTCTTCCATCACATTGATGCTATTGCACTGCATCAGATCCTGAAGCAGGTTGAAGATCTCCTCGGCCCGGGAGCACTTGAACGCGAATATCCctgaagaaggagaggaagaagtgaGGCCCCTCTGACCGTGTACCAGTAGGAAAGGACCAGAGAGGTTGAACGGACGCACAAAGCTCAGGAAAATGTCCCTGAACGCCGGTCCCAGGCCTGCAGGGGACAGGAAGTGCCCTCCTCATCCTGAGCACACTCTAAAATCCAAGAGTTCCAGGAGGAGTTGGGCCCCAGGCCCCTTCCTGTCCCCCCCCACTATCCATTACCACTGTCTAGAGATCTAATACCTCACCTATACTCCCCCACGGTTAAATCGTGTTCACAAGGATGTGTGTGAACAcgggtgaggggaagagaagtAAACACCAAAGCAGAAAAGGATGGCAGCTGCCCCTTATCCACAGCTTTGCTTTCTGCAGTTTCCGTCACCCGCAGTCAACCAGGGTCCAGAGGCACATGAGCCTCCTTCTGACAGACTTTCAGAATGTCAGTAGCAGCCTCACGCTAGGTCACAGCGCCTGCATCactcccctcacctcctcccacttCGGGGGCATGTTATCATCTCGCCTCGTCACAAGGGTGAGGGCGCTACCGTAAGGCATGTTGAGAGAGACCACGCTCACCTAGCTCTTCCTACAGTACGTTGTTATAACTGCTTTGCCTTATTACTAGTAACGGTTGTTCATCTCTTACTGCGCCTCATTTATACATGACACCTTATCACGGGCACGTATGTATAAGGGAATGCATGGTGAATACAGGGTTCCGTACTATCTGTGATTTCAAGCACGCACTGGGGCTGTGCCCTGAAGATAAAGGGTAAGAGGCTGGACTGTGTTAGATGACACTTCACATGctgcccctgtctccctctgcctatCACTCCCCAGAAAAAGGAGCTCTACCCAGGGCACCAAGCCTCGGCTCCAGTCCAACCACCTCCAAGCTCCACGAGGGCAGGAGAGCTGTCCTGTTCGTTGCCTGTTCCCTGGGTACTTAGCCACTGCCTAGCCGGAGAGGGAATGTCTACTCTGGATGGGCCCTTGGCCTCATGGAACTTAATCTCTGgtgctggaaggaaggaaggacgagCAGACTCACTCTAGGACACACATGGCAAGGCCATCTTGTGTCTCCTCAATGCAGCTGTCCTGACGGCCCCTCAGATTCCAATGCATCAGCTCACAGTCCCAGGGACGGCAGGCCTGGGCGGAGTACCCGTGACTCAAGGGCTCCAAAGATGTCCCTGGGGTGCTGGGCCAGCCTGGAATTCTACCCCAACctggcaacagcagggtccagggCTCAGGGGAGGCTACTTGGGGTGTGTGTGAGCACCACAACCAGGCTGGGGTATGGGACAACTGAGGTTTGCAGGGATGGGACGGACagcaaggggaggggggtggggaaggaaaagtaCCTTTCTGGCAAGACATGTTAGGGGCTACAAAAGGCTGGGAAAGCCTGGAGTTTTAGGAGAACCCGGTGTGGGGGCCTAGGGCGACCCCTCTGGGATCCCAACTGCTGCTTAAATACCACGAGGAGGAGAAGccccttcctgtcctctctctgctcagcCAGTGTTTAACATCCCCTACCTCAGACAAGCAAAGGGTAAGATGCGTGGAGGAGAAGGCTCGCAGCCAGCAGGACATCAGAGGCTCACTGCTGTGATGGTGGCCTCATCAGACAAGCTCGTTCGTCGCAACCCTGCTGTCACAACCCCAACTGCATCCAACACAAGCCCGTACTAGGTTCTCTCTGCAGAGCTCAGGCCCGGGTCCTACAAGATAAGCTGAGACCATGCTACTCCTTCAAAGAGCCAGGGCGGGCTCTAGCCTTGACTTCATGGAATGATCACTACTCTCTGACCCCTGGCTGCAGGGAGAAAGGGCAGGAAGGGAGAACATATCATACTCCGCTGCCCACAGGTGACAGGAGACAAGGATGAACTTCTCCAGGGTTACTCTGTATATCAGAGACACAAGAGTCTGGCCTCCCCAAGCCTAGCATTCGCAAGCCATGCAGGCCCAAGGTAATCAGAGCCTCTagcctgaccctgaccctgacccttcACTGTTCATGGCTCCAGGGTATAGGACTTGGGGGCCCACAAGAAAGTCTGTTCCTGTGTAGTGGACAAGGGTCCCTCGAAATTGGTCACAGAGGGAAAAGAACTTGCTTGctctcccaggcaggctctggccTCGGGAGCACTGGCTCTTTCCCATGGGCTGTGCAACAAATGCCCCCACAGAAGGTCCCAGGCTAGGGCCGCAGTGACCGAAGAGAAGGAGCACCGGCCTGGGAGTCCACTTAGTTCCATATCAACATGCTGTGTGCTCTTGGCCATCaaccttcccttctctgggcaaCACCTGCCAAGCCAACAGGCTTCCCCATGGTCCCCTGAGCTATGACCTCCGGCCCCAGCCCCTCGCCCCTATC
Encoded proteins:
- the FRS3 gene encoding fibroblast growth factor receptor substrate 3, whose protein sequence is MGSCCSCLNRDSVPDNHPTKFKVTNVDDEGVELGSGIMELTQSELVLHLHRREAVRWPYLCLRRYGYDSNLFSFESGRRCQTGQGIFAFKCSRAEEIFNLLQDLMQCNSINVMEEPVIITRNSHPTELDLPRAPQPPNALGYTVSSFSNGFLGCPGEGPRFSAPRRPSTSSLRHPSLGEESTHALIAPDEQSHTYVNTPAGEDDHRRNRHCLQPLPEGQVPFPPQARGPDPRDPQVFLQPGQVKFVLGPTPARRHMMKCQGLCPSLHDPPPHNNNNEGPSECTAQPKCTYENVSAGLRPGAGWRLSTEEPGWNGLAHRRAALLHYENLPSLPPVWESHAQQLGEEAGDDGDSRDGLTPSSNGFPDGEEDETPLQKPTSTRAALRSHGSFPVPLTRRRGSPRVFNFDFRRPGPEPPRQLNYIQVELKGWGGDRPKGPQNPSVPRAPVPTTHPARSSDSYAVIDLKKTVAMSNLQRALPRDDGTARKTRHNSTDLPL